The following coding sequences are from one Sphingomonadaceae bacterium OTU29LAMAA1 window:
- a CDS encoding nitrite/sulfite reductase, whose translation MYKYDQYDQAIVDARVDEFRDQVERRLSGQLTEDQFKPLRLMNGLYLQLHAYMLRVAIPYGTLDSRQMRMLGSIARDYDRGYGHFTTRQNLQFNWIKLADTPDILAKLATVEMHAIQTSGNCIRNISADQYAGAAADEVADPRPWAELLRQWSTFHPEFSYLPRKFKIAVIAADEDRAAMRLHDIGIQLVTRDGELGGRIYVGGGMGRTPMISHLIRDFVTADDLMSYLEACLRVYNRYGRRDNIYKARIKILLHEIGPDEYRRQVEEEFAAVKLLGLDPPRAELARITAMFAPPAFDAYAPTDIDRSDPDFAVWLDQNVVAHKQPGYAIVNVSLKPAGGIPGDASADQIDLLADLGQRFSFDELRVTHAQNIVLPHVAIRDLKAVWNALTKAGLAEANLDLITDIIACPGLDYCSLANARSIPLAQKIAARFADRDRQRDLGELKLKISGCINACGHHHAGHIGILGVDKKGTENYQLSLGGSGAEDVSLAKITGPGFSEDGVVDAIERVTEKYVAVRDDGERFLDTYRRVGFEPFKEAIYG comes from the coding sequence ATGTATAAATACGACCAATACGACCAGGCCATCGTCGACGCCCGCGTCGATGAATTCCGCGATCAGGTCGAACGCCGCCTGTCGGGGCAGCTGACCGAGGATCAGTTCAAGCCGCTCCGGCTGATGAACGGGCTGTATCTTCAGCTGCACGCCTACATGCTGCGCGTCGCCATCCCCTATGGCACGCTCGACAGCCGCCAGATGCGGATGCTCGGCAGCATCGCGCGCGATTACGACCGTGGCTACGGCCATTTCACGACGCGTCAGAATCTCCAGTTCAACTGGATCAAGCTCGCCGACACGCCCGACATTCTCGCCAAGCTGGCGACGGTCGAAATGCATGCGATCCAGACCAGCGGCAATTGCATCCGCAACATCAGCGCCGATCAATATGCGGGCGCCGCCGCGGACGAGGTCGCCGATCCACGCCCTTGGGCCGAGCTGCTGCGCCAGTGGAGCACCTTCCACCCCGAATTCAGCTATCTGCCACGCAAGTTCAAGATCGCGGTGATCGCCGCGGACGAGGATCGCGCAGCGATGCGGCTGCACGATATCGGCATTCAGCTGGTGACACGCGACGGCGAACTGGGTGGCAGGATCTACGTCGGCGGCGGCATGGGCCGGACGCCGATGATCAGCCACCTGATCCGCGACTTCGTCACCGCCGACGACCTGATGAGCTATCTCGAGGCGTGTCTGCGGGTCTACAATCGCTACGGTCGCCGCGACAACATCTACAAGGCGCGGATCAAGATCCTGCTGCACGAGATCGGCCCGGACGAATACCGCCGCCAGGTCGAGGAGGAGTTCGCCGCGGTGAAGCTGCTCGGCCTCGATCCGCCTCGCGCGGAACTGGCGCGGATCACCGCGATGTTCGCGCCGCCGGCATTCGACGCGTATGCGCCTACCGATATCGACCGCAGCGATCCCGACTTCGCCGTCTGGCTCGACCAGAACGTCGTCGCGCACAAACAGCCGGGCTATGCCATCGTCAACGTCAGTCTGAAGCCGGCTGGCGGTATTCCCGGCGACGCATCGGCGGACCAGATCGATCTGCTCGCCGATCTCGGCCAGCGCTTTTCGTTCGACGAACTGCGGGTCACCCATGCCCAGAACATCGTCCTGCCGCATGTCGCGATCCGCGATCTGAAAGCGGTCTGGAATGCGCTGACCAAAGCCGGGCTGGCCGAAGCGAACCTCGACCTCATCACCGATATCATCGCCTGCCCCGGCCTCGATTATTGCAGCCTCGCCAACGCCCGCTCGATCCCGCTGGCGCAGAAGATCGCCGCACGGTTCGCCGACCGCGACCGCCAGCGCGATCTGGGCGAATTGAAGCTCAAGATCAGCGGCTGCATCAACGCCTGCGGCCATCATCACGCTGGCCACATCGGCATCCTCGGCGTCGACAAGAAAGGCACCGAAAACTACCAGCTGTCGCTTGGCGGTTCGGGCGCGGAAGACGTCAGCCTCGCCAAGATCACCGGCCCCGGTTTTTCCGAAGACGGTGTCGTCGACGCGATCGAGCGCGTGACCGAGAAATACGTCGCGGTGCGCGACGATGGCGAACGCTTTCTCGACACCTATCGCCGCGTCGGCTTCGAACCGTTCAAGGAGGCGATCTATGGTTGA
- a CDS encoding DUF934 domain-containing protein, translating to MVDALLRFRDDEPHDEPAVTLDAFLGQSNATAVRLEAGEDARALLPQLGQLALVEVSFPTFRDGRGYSAARVLREAGYTGELRAAGDVLVDQLPLMRRCGFDSFSPQAPIDGDALQRSLDRYDYRYQAAADPAVPVWKLRHG from the coding sequence ATGGTTGATGCCCTGCTTCGCTTCCGCGACGACGAACCGCATGACGAGCCCGCCGTGACGCTCGACGCCTTTCTGGGCCAGAGCAACGCCACCGCCGTCCGGCTCGAGGCGGGGGAGGATGCGCGTGCGCTGCTGCCGCAACTCGGCCAGCTGGCATTGGTAGAGGTCAGCTTCCCCACTTTCCGCGACGGTCGCGGGTACAGCGCCGCGCGCGTGCTGCGCGAGGCGGGCTATACCGGCGAACTGCGTGCGGCGGGCGACGTGCTGGTCGATCAATTGCCGCTGATGCGCCGTTGCGGGTTCGACAGCTTCTCGCCGCAAGCGCCGATCGACGGCGACGCACTGCAACGCAGCCTCGACCGTTACGACTATCGCTATCAAGCCGCCGCCGATCCGGCCGTGCCGGTATGGAAACTACGCCATGGGTGA
- a CDS encoding phosphoadenylyl-sulfate reductase, translating into MGEPARQLDTIDVAPPFTTRDAAAMQIRFGGVAAQDMLHELLTGELAGRIASVSSYGAESAVLLHMVAQIDKDVPVVFTNTQKMFGETLAYRDELSERLGLTDLRVFRPDPRMLALKDATGMRWSYDPDGCCEIRKVEPLRRALAPFDAWISGRKGFQAGTRTALPRFEEDEGRLKINPLADWNKAQLDGYFEEHDLPRHPLEAQGYLSIGCAPCTSKVKPGEDPRAGRWRGWDKVECGIHVSPLPTEDPIF; encoded by the coding sequence ATGGGTGAACCCGCCCGCCAGCTCGACACCATCGACGTCGCCCCGCCCTTTACCACCCGTGATGCCGCGGCGATGCAGATCCGCTTCGGCGGGGTTGCGGCGCAGGACATGCTGCACGAGCTGCTGACCGGCGAGCTTGCCGGCCGGATCGCCTCGGTATCGTCCTATGGCGCCGAATCGGCGGTGCTGCTGCACATGGTGGCGCAGATCGACAAGGATGTGCCGGTCGTCTTCACCAACACCCAGAAGATGTTCGGCGAAACCCTCGCCTATCGCGATGAACTGTCGGAGCGACTGGGCCTGACCGATCTGCGCGTTTTTCGTCCCGATCCGCGTATGCTGGCGCTGAAGGATGCGACCGGTATGCGCTGGTCCTACGATCCCGACGGTTGCTGCGAGATTCGCAAGGTCGAACCGCTGCGCCGGGCGCTCGCACCGTTCGACGCGTGGATTTCGGGTCGCAAGGGCTTTCAGGCCGGTACCCGCACCGCCCTGCCGCGATTCGAGGAGGACGAGGGGCGGCTGAAGATCAATCCGCTGGCGGATTGGAACAAGGCGCAGCTCGACGGCTATTTCGAGGAACACGACCTGCCCCGTCACCCGCTGGAGGCGCAGGGGTATCTGTCGATCGGCTGCGCACCCTGCACCAGCAAGGTGAAGCCCGGCGAAGACCCCCGTGCCGGACGCTGGCGTGGCTGGGACAAGGTCGAATGCGGCATCCACGTCTCTCCGCTGCCGACGGAAGACCCGATCTTCTGA